A genome region from Penaeus chinensis breed Huanghai No. 1 chromosome 22, ASM1920278v2, whole genome shotgun sequence includes the following:
- the LOC125036870 gene encoding synaptic vesicle glycoprotein 2B-like isoform X4: MERKSLLDSYDAENEDNETVPEQHNNQAEEPQDDEEDYEKAITAAGYGFFHYWLVAIGGIANASDAVEILCVSILLPAAECDLHMSSSDKGLLNAGVFMGMMVGGYIWGSLGDIYGRKNVLVVSLMVNAIAGIGSSFMQSFPLFFTMRFISGLGVGGSIPLVWAYVSEFQPASKRGGALSVIAAFWMVGNILVAVLALAIIPYDIGFVTPTFSFNSWRIFLIVCALPSLIIGIVLIFMPESPMFLLLKGRHDEAIGILQKIYEQNTSNPSRSYPVRKVTIANIKIQTVSSGSVWKILKDICVQSWRQSNALFSRSLLRTTLLMLFINFAIQFGYYGLWLWFPELFNRLQLYYNDHPGDKVSVCDLTDFKGNDTVQMSNCNSGDEIVDPQALVNTLITAVAPLPSNLWTIFYMDRLGRKFFLVLSMVLSGGSAFGIYFVKTATDNLILSCVFGAVSTMGFNALDCLGAELFPTHLRSTALAVTLLAARLGAIAGNLVFGSLIDVYCAVPMFMVACLLIAGGVVGLLLPNTTRMALT, translated from the exons ATGGAGAGGAAATCACTCCTTGACAGTTATGATGCGGAAAATGAAG ATAACGAGACGGTGCCTGAACAGCATAATAACCAAG CAGAGGAACCCCAAGACGATGAGGAGGATTATGAGAAAGCAATCACAGCCGCAG GATACGGGTTCTTCCACTACTGGCTGGTTGCGATCGGAGGGATTGCCAATGCCAGTGATGCAGTGGAGATCCTCTGTGTGTCCATCCTTTTACCAGCAGCAGAGTGCGACCTTCATATGTCCTCTAGTGACAAGGGCTTGCTCAATGCTGGGGTGTTTATGG GTATGATGGTTGGAGGATACATCTGGGGAAGCTTAGGTGATATTTACGGAAGAAAGAATGTTTTGGTCGTTTCGCTGATGGTAAACGCCATTGCGGGAATTGGGTCTTCTTTCATGCAAAGTTTCCCGTTATTCTTCACGATGCGGTTTATATCTGGCTTAGG AGTTGGTGGCAGCATTCCTCTCGTGTGGGCGTACGTGAGTGAGTTCCAGCCTGCGAGTAAAAGAGGGGGAGCTCTTAGTGTCATTGCAGCATTCTGGATGGTTGGAAATATTCTAGTTGCAG TTTTAGCACTGGCTATAATTCCCTATGATATTGGGTTTGTCACTCCAACCTTCAGCTTCAATTCATGGCGGATTTTCCTGATTGTATGTGCCCTGCCTTCTTTAAT CATTGGCATAGTGTTGATTTTCATGCCCGAATCACCTATGTTTCTGCTGCTGAAGGGAAGACACGATGAGGCAATTGGAATTCTACAGAAAATCTATGAGCAAAATACGTCAAATCCTTCAAGGAGTTATCCT GTAAGAAAGGTGACTATAGCCAACATTAAAATCCAGACAGTTTCCTCAGGTAGTGTGTGGAAAATTCTGAAAGACATATGCGTTCAGAGCTGGCGCCAGAGTAATGCGCTCTTTAGCCGATCCCTCCTGCGCACCACTTTGCTTATGCTCTTTATTAATTTTGCTATTCAGTTTGG GTACTATGGGCTTTGGTTGTGGTTCCCAGAATTGTTCAATCGTCTACAGTTATACTATAATGACCATCCAGGTGATAAG GTAAGCGTTTGCGACCTGACAGACTTCAAGGGGAATGATACAGTGCAAATGTCGAATTGCAATTCAGGGGACGAGATTGTGGATCCACAAGCACTTGTAAATACACTGATAACAGCTGTGGCACCACTACCAAGCAATCTCTGGACCATTTTCTATATGGATAGACTTGGCAGGAAATTTTTCCTTG TGCTCAGCATGGTGTTGTCGGGGGGATCAGCCTTCGGCATATACTTCGTAAAAACTGCAACAGATAACCTCATTCTCAGCTGTGTTTTCGGTGCAGTTTCAACAATGGGTTTTAATGCTCTAGACTGCCTCGGAGCAGAACTTTTCCCGACACATCTACG ATCAACTGCATTGGCAGTCACCTTGCTGGCTGCTCGCCTTGGAGCAATAGCAGGGAATTTGGTGTTTGGCAGTTTAattgatgtgtattgtgcagtacCAATGTTTATGGTTGCATGCCTTTTGATTG ctgGAGGTGTTGTGGGTCTTCTGCTTCCAAATACAACAAGAATGGCATTGACGTAA
- the LOC125036870 gene encoding synaptic vesicle glycoprotein 2B-like isoform X5, with the protein MERKSLLDSYDAENEAEEPQDDEEDYEKAITAAGYGFFHYWLVAIGGIANASDAVEILCVSILLPAAECDLHMSSSDKGLLNAGVFMGMMVGGYIWGSLGDIYGRKNVLVVSLMVNAIAGIGSSFMQSFPLFFTMRFISGLGVGGSIPLVWAYVSEFQPASKRGGALSVIAAFWMVGNILVAVLALAIIPYDIGFVTPTFSFNSWRIFLIVCALPSLIIGIVLIFMPESPMFLLLKGRHDEAIGILQKIYEQNTSNPSRSYPVRKVTIANIKIQTVSSGSVWKILKDICVQSWRQSNALFSRSLLRTTLLMLFINFAIQFGYYGLWLWFPELFNRLQLYYNDHPGDKVSVCDLTDFKGNDTVQMSNCNSGDEIVDPQALVNTLITAVAPLPSNLWTIFYMDRLGRKFFLVLSMVLSGGSAFGIYFVKTATDNLILSCVFGAVSTMGFNALDCLGAELFPTHLRSTALAVTLLAARLGAIAGNLVFGSLIDVYCAVPMFMVACLLIAGGVVGLLLPNTTRMALT; encoded by the exons ATGGAGAGGAAATCACTCCTTGACAGTTATGATGCGGAAAATGAAG CAGAGGAACCCCAAGACGATGAGGAGGATTATGAGAAAGCAATCACAGCCGCAG GATACGGGTTCTTCCACTACTGGCTGGTTGCGATCGGAGGGATTGCCAATGCCAGTGATGCAGTGGAGATCCTCTGTGTGTCCATCCTTTTACCAGCAGCAGAGTGCGACCTTCATATGTCCTCTAGTGACAAGGGCTTGCTCAATGCTGGGGTGTTTATGG GTATGATGGTTGGAGGATACATCTGGGGAAGCTTAGGTGATATTTACGGAAGAAAGAATGTTTTGGTCGTTTCGCTGATGGTAAACGCCATTGCGGGAATTGGGTCTTCTTTCATGCAAAGTTTCCCGTTATTCTTCACGATGCGGTTTATATCTGGCTTAGG AGTTGGTGGCAGCATTCCTCTCGTGTGGGCGTACGTGAGTGAGTTCCAGCCTGCGAGTAAAAGAGGGGGAGCTCTTAGTGTCATTGCAGCATTCTGGATGGTTGGAAATATTCTAGTTGCAG TTTTAGCACTGGCTATAATTCCCTATGATATTGGGTTTGTCACTCCAACCTTCAGCTTCAATTCATGGCGGATTTTCCTGATTGTATGTGCCCTGCCTTCTTTAAT CATTGGCATAGTGTTGATTTTCATGCCCGAATCACCTATGTTTCTGCTGCTGAAGGGAAGACACGATGAGGCAATTGGAATTCTACAGAAAATCTATGAGCAAAATACGTCAAATCCTTCAAGGAGTTATCCT GTAAGAAAGGTGACTATAGCCAACATTAAAATCCAGACAGTTTCCTCAGGTAGTGTGTGGAAAATTCTGAAAGACATATGCGTTCAGAGCTGGCGCCAGAGTAATGCGCTCTTTAGCCGATCCCTCCTGCGCACCACTTTGCTTATGCTCTTTATTAATTTTGCTATTCAGTTTGG GTACTATGGGCTTTGGTTGTGGTTCCCAGAATTGTTCAATCGTCTACAGTTATACTATAATGACCATCCAGGTGATAAG GTAAGCGTTTGCGACCTGACAGACTTCAAGGGGAATGATACAGTGCAAATGTCGAATTGCAATTCAGGGGACGAGATTGTGGATCCACAAGCACTTGTAAATACACTGATAACAGCTGTGGCACCACTACCAAGCAATCTCTGGACCATTTTCTATATGGATAGACTTGGCAGGAAATTTTTCCTTG TGCTCAGCATGGTGTTGTCGGGGGGATCAGCCTTCGGCATATACTTCGTAAAAACTGCAACAGATAACCTCATTCTCAGCTGTGTTTTCGGTGCAGTTTCAACAATGGGTTTTAATGCTCTAGACTGCCTCGGAGCAGAACTTTTCCCGACACATCTACG ATCAACTGCATTGGCAGTCACCTTGCTGGCTGCTCGCCTTGGAGCAATAGCAGGGAATTTGGTGTTTGGCAGTTTAattgatgtgtattgtgcagtacCAATGTTTATGGTTGCATGCCTTTTGATTG ctgGAGGTGTTGTGGGTCTTCTGCTTCCAAATACAACAAGAATGGCATTGACGTAA
- the LOC125036870 gene encoding synaptic vesicle glycoprotein 2B-like isoform X2, which translates to MRDGKQEEGDEGGGGKIQTVSEVVMEEVNGAEEPQDDEEDYEKAITAAGYGFFHYWLVAIGGIANASDAVEILCVSILLPAAECDLHMSSSDKGLLNAGVFMGMMVGGYIWGSLGDIYGRKNVLVVSLMVNAIAGIGSSFMQSFPLFFTMRFISGLGVGGSIPLVWAYVSEFQPASKRGGALSVIAAFWMVGNILVAVLALAIIPYDIGFVTPTFSFNSWRIFLIVCALPSLIIGIVLIFMPESPMFLLLKGRHDEAIGILQKIYEQNTSNPSRSYPVRKVTIANIKIQTVSSGSVWKILKDICVQSWRQSNALFSRSLLRTTLLMLFINFAIQFGYYGLWLWFPELFNRLQLYYNDHPGDKVSVCDLTDFKGNDTVQMSNCNSGDEIVDPQALVNTLITAVAPLPSNLWTIFYMDRLGRKFFLVLSMVLSGGSAFGIYFVKTATDNLILSCVFGAVSTMGFNALDCLGAELFPTHLRSTALAVTLLAARLGAIAGNLVFGSLIDVYCAVPMFMVACLLIAGGVVGLLLPNTTRMALT; encoded by the exons ATGAGGGAcggaaagcaggaggagggggacgaaggaggaggaggaaaaatacaaACCGTGTCCGAAGTGGTTATGGAAGAGGTGAACGGAG CAGAGGAACCCCAAGACGATGAGGAGGATTATGAGAAAGCAATCACAGCCGCAG GATACGGGTTCTTCCACTACTGGCTGGTTGCGATCGGAGGGATTGCCAATGCCAGTGATGCAGTGGAGATCCTCTGTGTGTCCATCCTTTTACCAGCAGCAGAGTGCGACCTTCATATGTCCTCTAGTGACAAGGGCTTGCTCAATGCTGGGGTGTTTATGG GTATGATGGTTGGAGGATACATCTGGGGAAGCTTAGGTGATATTTACGGAAGAAAGAATGTTTTGGTCGTTTCGCTGATGGTAAACGCCATTGCGGGAATTGGGTCTTCTTTCATGCAAAGTTTCCCGTTATTCTTCACGATGCGGTTTATATCTGGCTTAGG AGTTGGTGGCAGCATTCCTCTCGTGTGGGCGTACGTGAGTGAGTTCCAGCCTGCGAGTAAAAGAGGGGGAGCTCTTAGTGTCATTGCAGCATTCTGGATGGTTGGAAATATTCTAGTTGCAG TTTTAGCACTGGCTATAATTCCCTATGATATTGGGTTTGTCACTCCAACCTTCAGCTTCAATTCATGGCGGATTTTCCTGATTGTATGTGCCCTGCCTTCTTTAAT CATTGGCATAGTGTTGATTTTCATGCCCGAATCACCTATGTTTCTGCTGCTGAAGGGAAGACACGATGAGGCAATTGGAATTCTACAGAAAATCTATGAGCAAAATACGTCAAATCCTTCAAGGAGTTATCCT GTAAGAAAGGTGACTATAGCCAACATTAAAATCCAGACAGTTTCCTCAGGTAGTGTGTGGAAAATTCTGAAAGACATATGCGTTCAGAGCTGGCGCCAGAGTAATGCGCTCTTTAGCCGATCCCTCCTGCGCACCACTTTGCTTATGCTCTTTATTAATTTTGCTATTCAGTTTGG GTACTATGGGCTTTGGTTGTGGTTCCCAGAATTGTTCAATCGTCTACAGTTATACTATAATGACCATCCAGGTGATAAG GTAAGCGTTTGCGACCTGACAGACTTCAAGGGGAATGATACAGTGCAAATGTCGAATTGCAATTCAGGGGACGAGATTGTGGATCCACAAGCACTTGTAAATACACTGATAACAGCTGTGGCACCACTACCAAGCAATCTCTGGACCATTTTCTATATGGATAGACTTGGCAGGAAATTTTTCCTTG TGCTCAGCATGGTGTTGTCGGGGGGATCAGCCTTCGGCATATACTTCGTAAAAACTGCAACAGATAACCTCATTCTCAGCTGTGTTTTCGGTGCAGTTTCAACAATGGGTTTTAATGCTCTAGACTGCCTCGGAGCAGAACTTTTCCCGACACATCTACG ATCAACTGCATTGGCAGTCACCTTGCTGGCTGCTCGCCTTGGAGCAATAGCAGGGAATTTGGTGTTTGGCAGTTTAattgatgtgtattgtgcagtacCAATGTTTATGGTTGCATGCCTTTTGATTG ctgGAGGTGTTGTGGGTCTTCTGCTTCCAAATACAACAAGAATGGCATTGACGTAA
- the LOC125036870 gene encoding synaptic vesicle glycoprotein 2C-like isoform X3 yields MKHIAKCETDENYTLTEMANKRNYSSLYPSEEPQDDEEDYEKAITAAGYGFFHYWLVAIGGIANASDAVEILCVSILLPAAECDLHMSSSDKGLLNAGVFMGMMVGGYIWGSLGDIYGRKNVLVVSLMVNAIAGIGSSFMQSFPLFFTMRFISGLGVGGSIPLVWAYVSEFQPASKRGGALSVIAAFWMVGNILVAVLALAIIPYDIGFVTPTFSFNSWRIFLIVCALPSLIIGIVLIFMPESPMFLLLKGRHDEAIGILQKIYEQNTSNPSRSYPVRKVTIANIKIQTVSSGSVWKILKDICVQSWRQSNALFSRSLLRTTLLMLFINFAIQFGYYGLWLWFPELFNRLQLYYNDHPGDKVSVCDLTDFKGNDTVQMSNCNSGDEIVDPQALVNTLITAVAPLPSNLWTIFYMDRLGRKFFLVLSMVLSGGSAFGIYFVKTATDNLILSCVFGAVSTMGFNALDCLGAELFPTHLRSTALAVTLLAARLGAIAGNLVFGSLIDVYCAVPMFMVACLLIAGGVVGLLLPNTTRMALT; encoded by the exons ATGAAACATATTGCAAAATGCGAAACAGATGAAAACTATACACTGACGGAAATGGCCAACAAGAGGAATTATTCTTCCCTCTATCCTT CAGAGGAACCCCAAGACGATGAGGAGGATTATGAGAAAGCAATCACAGCCGCAG GATACGGGTTCTTCCACTACTGGCTGGTTGCGATCGGAGGGATTGCCAATGCCAGTGATGCAGTGGAGATCCTCTGTGTGTCCATCCTTTTACCAGCAGCAGAGTGCGACCTTCATATGTCCTCTAGTGACAAGGGCTTGCTCAATGCTGGGGTGTTTATGG GTATGATGGTTGGAGGATACATCTGGGGAAGCTTAGGTGATATTTACGGAAGAAAGAATGTTTTGGTCGTTTCGCTGATGGTAAACGCCATTGCGGGAATTGGGTCTTCTTTCATGCAAAGTTTCCCGTTATTCTTCACGATGCGGTTTATATCTGGCTTAGG AGTTGGTGGCAGCATTCCTCTCGTGTGGGCGTACGTGAGTGAGTTCCAGCCTGCGAGTAAAAGAGGGGGAGCTCTTAGTGTCATTGCAGCATTCTGGATGGTTGGAAATATTCTAGTTGCAG TTTTAGCACTGGCTATAATTCCCTATGATATTGGGTTTGTCACTCCAACCTTCAGCTTCAATTCATGGCGGATTTTCCTGATTGTATGTGCCCTGCCTTCTTTAAT CATTGGCATAGTGTTGATTTTCATGCCCGAATCACCTATGTTTCTGCTGCTGAAGGGAAGACACGATGAGGCAATTGGAATTCTACAGAAAATCTATGAGCAAAATACGTCAAATCCTTCAAGGAGTTATCCT GTAAGAAAGGTGACTATAGCCAACATTAAAATCCAGACAGTTTCCTCAGGTAGTGTGTGGAAAATTCTGAAAGACATATGCGTTCAGAGCTGGCGCCAGAGTAATGCGCTCTTTAGCCGATCCCTCCTGCGCACCACTTTGCTTATGCTCTTTATTAATTTTGCTATTCAGTTTGG GTACTATGGGCTTTGGTTGTGGTTCCCAGAATTGTTCAATCGTCTACAGTTATACTATAATGACCATCCAGGTGATAAG GTAAGCGTTTGCGACCTGACAGACTTCAAGGGGAATGATACAGTGCAAATGTCGAATTGCAATTCAGGGGACGAGATTGTGGATCCACAAGCACTTGTAAATACACTGATAACAGCTGTGGCACCACTACCAAGCAATCTCTGGACCATTTTCTATATGGATAGACTTGGCAGGAAATTTTTCCTTG TGCTCAGCATGGTGTTGTCGGGGGGATCAGCCTTCGGCATATACTTCGTAAAAACTGCAACAGATAACCTCATTCTCAGCTGTGTTTTCGGTGCAGTTTCAACAATGGGTTTTAATGCTCTAGACTGCCTCGGAGCAGAACTTTTCCCGACACATCTACG ATCAACTGCATTGGCAGTCACCTTGCTGGCTGCTCGCCTTGGAGCAATAGCAGGGAATTTGGTGTTTGGCAGTTTAattgatgtgtattgtgcagtacCAATGTTTATGGTTGCATGCCTTTTGATTG ctgGAGGTGTTGTGGGTCTTCTGCTTCCAAATACAACAAGAATGGCATTGACGTAA
- the LOC125036870 gene encoding synaptic vesicle glycoprotein 2B-like isoform X1 codes for MEEVNGDNETVPEQHNNQAEEPQDDEEDYEKAITAAGYGFFHYWLVAIGGIANASDAVEILCVSILLPAAECDLHMSSSDKGLLNAGVFMGMMVGGYIWGSLGDIYGRKNVLVVSLMVNAIAGIGSSFMQSFPLFFTMRFISGLGVGGSIPLVWAYVSEFQPASKRGGALSVIAAFWMVGNILVAVLALAIIPYDIGFVTPTFSFNSWRIFLIVCALPSLIIGIVLIFMPESPMFLLLKGRHDEAIGILQKIYEQNTSNPSRSYPVRKVTIANIKIQTVSSGSVWKILKDICVQSWRQSNALFSRSLLRTTLLMLFINFAIQFGYYGLWLWFPELFNRLQLYYNDHPGDKVSVCDLTDFKGNDTVQMSNCNSGDEIVDPQALVNTLITAVAPLPSNLWTIFYMDRLGRKFFLVLSMVLSGGSAFGIYFVKTATDNLILSCVFGAVSTMGFNALDCLGAELFPTHLRSTALAVTLLAARLGAIAGNLVFGSLIDVYCAVPMFMVACLLIAGGVVGLLLPNTTRMALT; via the exons ATGGAAGAGGTGAACGGAG ATAACGAGACGGTGCCTGAACAGCATAATAACCAAG CAGAGGAACCCCAAGACGATGAGGAGGATTATGAGAAAGCAATCACAGCCGCAG GATACGGGTTCTTCCACTACTGGCTGGTTGCGATCGGAGGGATTGCCAATGCCAGTGATGCAGTGGAGATCCTCTGTGTGTCCATCCTTTTACCAGCAGCAGAGTGCGACCTTCATATGTCCTCTAGTGACAAGGGCTTGCTCAATGCTGGGGTGTTTATGG GTATGATGGTTGGAGGATACATCTGGGGAAGCTTAGGTGATATTTACGGAAGAAAGAATGTTTTGGTCGTTTCGCTGATGGTAAACGCCATTGCGGGAATTGGGTCTTCTTTCATGCAAAGTTTCCCGTTATTCTTCACGATGCGGTTTATATCTGGCTTAGG AGTTGGTGGCAGCATTCCTCTCGTGTGGGCGTACGTGAGTGAGTTCCAGCCTGCGAGTAAAAGAGGGGGAGCTCTTAGTGTCATTGCAGCATTCTGGATGGTTGGAAATATTCTAGTTGCAG TTTTAGCACTGGCTATAATTCCCTATGATATTGGGTTTGTCACTCCAACCTTCAGCTTCAATTCATGGCGGATTTTCCTGATTGTATGTGCCCTGCCTTCTTTAAT CATTGGCATAGTGTTGATTTTCATGCCCGAATCACCTATGTTTCTGCTGCTGAAGGGAAGACACGATGAGGCAATTGGAATTCTACAGAAAATCTATGAGCAAAATACGTCAAATCCTTCAAGGAGTTATCCT GTAAGAAAGGTGACTATAGCCAACATTAAAATCCAGACAGTTTCCTCAGGTAGTGTGTGGAAAATTCTGAAAGACATATGCGTTCAGAGCTGGCGCCAGAGTAATGCGCTCTTTAGCCGATCCCTCCTGCGCACCACTTTGCTTATGCTCTTTATTAATTTTGCTATTCAGTTTGG GTACTATGGGCTTTGGTTGTGGTTCCCAGAATTGTTCAATCGTCTACAGTTATACTATAATGACCATCCAGGTGATAAG GTAAGCGTTTGCGACCTGACAGACTTCAAGGGGAATGATACAGTGCAAATGTCGAATTGCAATTCAGGGGACGAGATTGTGGATCCACAAGCACTTGTAAATACACTGATAACAGCTGTGGCACCACTACCAAGCAATCTCTGGACCATTTTCTATATGGATAGACTTGGCAGGAAATTTTTCCTTG TGCTCAGCATGGTGTTGTCGGGGGGATCAGCCTTCGGCATATACTTCGTAAAAACTGCAACAGATAACCTCATTCTCAGCTGTGTTTTCGGTGCAGTTTCAACAATGGGTTTTAATGCTCTAGACTGCCTCGGAGCAGAACTTTTCCCGACACATCTACG ATCAACTGCATTGGCAGTCACCTTGCTGGCTGCTCGCCTTGGAGCAATAGCAGGGAATTTGGTGTTTGGCAGTTTAattgatgtgtattgtgcagtacCAATGTTTATGGTTGCATGCCTTTTGATTG ctgGAGGTGTTGTGGGTCTTCTGCTTCCAAATACAACAAGAATGGCATTGACGTAA